From the genome of Devriesea agamarum, one region includes:
- a CDS encoding YcaO-like family protein, whose protein sequence is MDSESSSVLGLRRCSIDELEVPLDVLVNPVAGYLGSCLNCEVGWQTAAPATGNTFNWNGKEVRQLSWSGHSGRFGCSQKMALLEGIERRVGALQSSGEARIASANELEGKVITPEDFPMYPASFYGRRGAAFDPNEKHEWVRVTSIVSGELAWIPREYIYYGEKTRYRLWAFATSSGCATGSSIDEARLFGLLELIERDAFVASWYGKIQPQILDISDVHELKDICHRARLLGIKFEVGLIKSALQIPVVIATATKQLSMGPVSAVGTACHPTLLGAINGAIKEAWTFVAERVRAAQRKIERIQELAINPTVVNDIEDHMLLLAGASQEEYKNLCGTGDPIRPKDLERSVWEIYADHPPEKMLRAVTSALLREGIDVWSHTQTSEIERNMRLETVMVVAPRLLPVDFGWDLQRALQAPRLRELMEVHHGHVIQPRLLPHPFS, encoded by the coding sequence GTGGACTCTGAATCTTCAAGTGTTCTCGGGTTACGTCGGTGTTCTATCGACGAATTAGAAGTTCCACTGGATGTTCTTGTCAACCCAGTGGCGGGTTATCTCGGTAGCTGTCTTAATTGTGAGGTAGGATGGCAGACCGCTGCCCCTGCTACGGGGAATACCTTTAATTGGAATGGGAAAGAAGTCCGGCAGCTCTCATGGTCTGGTCATTCTGGTCGTTTTGGTTGTAGCCAAAAAATGGCTCTACTTGAGGGAATTGAACGGCGTGTGGGAGCCCTGCAAAGCTCAGGTGAAGCGCGAATTGCTAGTGCTAACGAGCTAGAGGGCAAAGTGATTACCCCAGAGGATTTTCCCATGTATCCTGCGAGTTTTTATGGCCGCCGTGGTGCAGCATTTGATCCGAATGAAAAGCATGAATGGGTTCGAGTCACCAGTATAGTATCTGGTGAGCTGGCATGGATCCCCAGGGAGTACATCTATTACGGAGAGAAGACAAGATATCGGTTATGGGCCTTCGCTACCTCCTCTGGGTGTGCAACGGGATCTAGTATCGATGAAGCGAGACTCTTTGGATTGCTCGAACTTATTGAGCGCGATGCTTTTGTTGCCTCTTGGTATGGGAAGATTCAGCCCCAGATTCTCGATATTTCAGATGTGCACGAGCTAAAAGATATTTGTCACCGTGCGCGGTTACTAGGAATTAAATTCGAGGTAGGACTTATCAAAAGCGCACTTCAGATCCCTGTCGTTATCGCAACCGCTACAAAACAATTATCAATGGGGCCAGTTTCTGCGGTAGGTACTGCATGTCATCCGACTCTTTTGGGTGCCATTAATGGCGCGATCAAAGAGGCGTGGACATTTGTTGCGGAACGCGTGCGTGCCGCGCAGAGGAAGATTGAAAGGATTCAAGAACTCGCAATCAACCCGACAGTCGTGAATGACATCGAGGACCACATGCTACTTCTTGCCGGTGCGTCTCAAGAAGAGTACAAAAATTTGTGCGGTACGGGAGACCCGATACGCCCGAAGGACCTTGAAAGGTCGGTATGGGAAATCTATGCGGACCATCCGCCGGAAAAAATGCTTCGGGCCGTCACATCAGCTCTTTTGCGGGAAGGAATTGATGTGTGGTCGCATACGCAGACGTCTGAGATCGAACGTAATATGCGACTTGAGACGGTTATGGTCGTTGCGCCGCGACTCCTTCCTGTTGATTTTGGCTGGGATCTGCAAAGAGCTTTGCAGGCCCCGAGGCTTCGTGAACTGATGGAGGTGCATCATGGGCATGTCATCCAACCAAGGCTCTTACCACACCCATTCTCATAG
- a CDS encoding ATP-dependent Clp protease proteolytic subunit, with amino-acid sequence MGLDDNVYQRLLKERIVWLGSEVRDENANAICAKMLLLAAEDPDKDIYLYINSPGGSITAGMAIYDTMQYIKPDVVTVAMGMAASMGQFLLSSGTKGKRYATPHTRILMHQPLGGLGGTASEIKIQADLILSMKKQMAELTAEQTGKSVEQIIADGDRDHWFTATEALEYGFIDRIVNASQDVSGGGGAEGSAAAGRKHGEN; translated from the coding sequence ATGGGTCTCGACGACAACGTCTACCAGCGCCTACTGAAAGAGCGCATCGTCTGGCTCGGATCAGAGGTGCGGGACGAAAACGCGAACGCCATCTGCGCCAAGATGCTTCTGCTCGCAGCGGAAGACCCGGATAAGGACATTTACCTCTATATCAATAGCCCTGGCGGCTCGATCACCGCAGGTATGGCCATTTACGACACCATGCAGTACATCAAACCCGACGTCGTCACGGTTGCGATGGGTATGGCTGCTTCGATGGGGCAGTTCCTACTGTCCTCGGGAACTAAGGGCAAGCGATACGCGACCCCGCACACCAGGATTTTGATGCACCAGCCGTTAGGTGGGCTCGGGGGCACCGCCTCGGAGATCAAAATCCAGGCTGATCTGATCTTGTCGATGAAGAAGCAAATGGCTGAGCTGACCGCCGAACAGACCGGCAAGAGCGTCGAGCAGATCATCGCTGACGGGGATCGCGACCACTGGTTTACCGCGACCGAAGCTTTGGAATACGGCTTTATTGACCGCATCGTCAACGCCTCGCAGGATGTCTCCGGTGGTGGCGGGGCCGAAGGATCGGCGGCTGCTGGTCGTAAGCACGGCGAGAACTGA
- a CDS encoding ATP-dependent Clp protease proteolytic subunit translates to MYGPGVGMPAQAAPSSRYILPQYEERTAYGFKRQDPYTKLFEDRIIFLGVQVDDASADDIMAQLLVLESMDPDRDITLYINSPGGSFTALTAIYDTMQYIKPDVTTVCLGQAASAAAVLLAAGTPGKRLALPNARILIHQPAMGGQGGGQASDIEIQANEIMRMRDWLELTLARHTGRAKEEINRDIERDKILTAQAALDYGMVDQVLESRKAQTPQIRR, encoded by the coding sequence ATGTACGGCCCGGGTGTAGGGATGCCAGCGCAGGCTGCGCCGTCGTCCCGCTACATCCTTCCCCAGTACGAAGAGCGCACGGCCTACGGTTTTAAGCGCCAGGACCCTTACACCAAGCTTTTTGAGGACCGCATTATTTTCCTCGGGGTGCAGGTTGATGACGCCAGCGCTGACGACATCATGGCCCAGCTGCTGGTCTTGGAATCTATGGACCCAGATCGCGACATTACGCTGTACATCAACAGCCCCGGTGGTTCATTTACCGCCTTGACCGCAATCTACGACACCATGCAGTACATCAAGCCTGATGTCACCACGGTCTGCCTAGGGCAAGCCGCTTCCGCTGCTGCGGTGTTGCTTGCTGCGGGAACCCCGGGTAAGCGTCTAGCTCTTCCGAACGCGCGGATCTTGATCCACCAGCCCGCCATGGGCGGCCAGGGCGGCGGCCAAGCCTCCGATATCGAGATCCAGGCCAACGAAATTATGCGGATGCGGGACTGGCTGGAACTCACCTTGGCGCGGCACACTGGCCGGGCAAAAGAAGAGATCAACCGCGATATCGAACGCGACAAGATCCTCACCGCCCAGGCTGCTTTGGATTACGGAATGGTGGATCAGGTCCTGGAGTCGCGCAAAGCGCAGACTCCGCAGATCCGCCGCTAA
- a CDS encoding ABC transporter permease — translation MSRFGALTRVLLRYDIRDWSNMIFTFLVPAGLLVVLVLAFHEPVKGVDLTGPISANVLAFGAAFVGVFAGATHLALWRENGMLTVLRSFPISSNTVISAQAIAGVVMLLMQAAMLFIVAIVMGMRPDHTAPLALLPMAFGYLLFFVFGVIIGVVIPSMAAVSMGAMLVVIPLGYVGGATIPVEALPLWVQMVAPYTPIYHIREAVTMLLIGEGSWLKVGIGIAYLVVMTAVLSLFAQRLMKWK, via the coding sequence ATGAGTAGATTCGGGGCCCTAACAAGAGTCCTTCTTCGCTATGATATTCGAGACTGGTCGAACATGATTTTTACATTCCTCGTTCCGGCTGGGTTACTTGTTGTACTTGTTTTAGCTTTCCATGAGCCTGTCAAGGGTGTTGATCTCACCGGGCCAATTAGCGCCAATGTTTTAGCTTTTGGTGCCGCTTTTGTTGGCGTGTTTGCTGGAGCAACCCATCTCGCGCTTTGGCGCGAAAATGGTATGCTTACCGTACTCAGAAGCTTTCCCATTTCTTCCAATACGGTGATTTCCGCTCAAGCGATAGCTGGGGTTGTCATGCTTTTGATGCAGGCTGCCATGCTTTTTATCGTCGCAATTGTGATGGGAATGAGGCCGGACCATACGGCACCCCTGGCGCTGCTCCCAATGGCTTTCGGATACCTGCTTTTCTTTGTGTTTGGTGTGATTATAGGCGTTGTCATACCTTCGATGGCCGCAGTTTCCATGGGTGCGATGCTTGTGGTCATTCCACTGGGCTATGTTGGAGGTGCGACGATACCTGTCGAAGCGCTTCCTTTATGGGTCCAGATGGTCGCTCCATACACTCCGATTTATCATATCCGGGAAGCCGTTACAATGTTGTTGATCGGCGAAGGTTCTTGGCTCAAGGTTGGCATCGGGATTGCATACCTTGTAGTGATGACCGCTGTGCTCAGTTTATTCGCGCAACGTTTAATGAAATGGAAGTAA
- a CDS encoding C40 family peptidase: MSKHNTHRAAGRALTPVSGVAGTAAKGFGGAAVLGGLIAAGSGVAAQAQTTSVPAAPQVNVAASAPVAAAAPAYANAKPLVAPAGPRMLWGSRGDSVRDLQKALNDNDANLAEDGIFGPRTHRAVINYQSENGLRVDGIVGPQTRASLAGNGGDTVEASYSAPQRSTSSNTIVRAARSQIGTTYRYGGNTPNGFDCSGLVRFAYAQAGIDVPRTSYQQRATGTRISQSEARPGDLVAYPGHVGIYLGNGKVIDASLSQGRVVERHIWGNPTFLTFR; the protein is encoded by the coding sequence ATGTCGAAGCACAATACGCACCGCGCCGCAGGTCGCGCCCTCACCCCGGTCAGCGGGGTTGCTGGCACAGCCGCTAAAGGTTTCGGTGGGGCGGCAGTTCTCGGCGGTTTAATTGCCGCGGGCTCAGGCGTTGCCGCCCAGGCGCAGACCACGTCCGTCCCCGCCGCGCCGCAGGTGAATGTGGCGGCCTCCGCGCCCGTCGCAGCAGCCGCCCCCGCCTATGCGAACGCTAAGCCTCTGGTGGCCCCGGCCGGTCCTCGTATGCTCTGGGGTTCCCGCGGCGATTCGGTGCGCGACCTGCAAAAGGCGCTTAACGATAACGATGCGAACCTTGCAGAAGACGGCATCTTCGGCCCCCGTACACATCGCGCGGTGATCAACTACCAATCCGAGAACGGTTTGCGGGTGGACGGTATTGTCGGCCCTCAGACTCGGGCATCGCTGGCGGGCAACGGCGGTGACACGGTCGAGGCGTCGTATTCGGCGCCCCAGCGTTCAACCTCGTCAAACACGATTGTCCGCGCGGCCCGCAGCCAGATCGGAACCACCTATCGCTACGGCGGCAATACCCCCAACGGTTTCGACTGCTCCGGCTTGGTGCGATTCGCCTATGCTCAGGCAGGAATTGATGTTCCCCGCACCTCGTACCAGCAGCGCGCCACCGGCACACGGATTTCTCAATCTGAGGCACGCCCCGGTGACCTTGTGGCCTACCCGGGCCATGTCGGGATCTATCTCGGCAATGGCAAAGTCATCGACGCGTCCCTGTCACAGGGCCGAGTTGTTGAGCGCCATATTTGGGGTAACCCGACGTTCCTCACTTTCCGCTGA
- the tig gene encoding trigger factor, whose protein sequence is MKTAADQLNPTRVKLTVEVPFDELKPSVDKAVKDISEKVQIPGFRKGKVPVRILEQRVGRAAIMQEAINEALPGFYQQAVAESDIRPAGRPEVEVQEIPGLDGKEDGNFVFTAELDVRPEITLPEFAGYEIEIEEPAVDDDAVQARLTQLQERFGTLVGVDRPAEDGDFVSLDMTAKIGDEEIESVEGVSYRVGEGNMLEGLDEALIGLSAGESTTFTSKLVGGDHAGEEADVTVTAQSVKVRELPEVNDEFAEMASEFDTVDELMADLRTQVEKSVAGSRVARARTALLDKLIADLEIPVPQGIVDEEVKNHLQNEGKSEDDSHAEEIRSQTEEALRAQFILDVIAEENEVNVSQEDLMSHLMQMSAQYGMDPNTFIQAVAQSGQIEMMVREVAQSKALDVALGKVTVKNADGEVLDLDLPKAEDAKSDSAESENAESEDLESSDQSEDAEAAEEKPVEKKPAAKKAPAKKASAKKAKASDEDASEEAAGEKKPAAKKAPAKKAPAKKPAAKKAASKDETEK, encoded by the coding sequence GTGAAGACCGCTGCTGATCAGCTCAACCCGACTCGGGTCAAGCTCACCGTCGAGGTTCCCTTCGACGAGCTGAAGCCGAGTGTCGACAAGGCCGTCAAGGACATCTCCGAAAAGGTTCAGATTCCAGGTTTTCGTAAGGGCAAGGTTCCTGTTCGCATTCTCGAACAGCGCGTCGGTCGTGCCGCCATCATGCAGGAAGCCATCAACGAGGCTCTACCCGGTTTCTACCAGCAGGCTGTCGCCGAGTCAGATATTCGTCCCGCCGGTCGCCCCGAGGTTGAGGTGCAGGAGATTCCGGGTCTGGACGGCAAAGAGGACGGCAATTTCGTCTTCACCGCTGAACTCGATGTTCGCCCCGAGATCACCCTGCCCGAGTTCGCTGGCTACGAGATTGAGATCGAGGAACCGGCTGTCGATGACGACGCCGTGCAGGCACGCCTGACCCAGCTGCAGGAACGTTTCGGCACCCTGGTTGGCGTGGACCGCCCCGCAGAAGACGGCGACTTTGTGTCGCTGGATATGACCGCGAAGATCGGTGACGAAGAAATCGAATCTGTCGAGGGTGTCTCCTACCGCGTCGGCGAAGGAAACATGCTCGAGGGTCTGGACGAGGCTCTGATCGGTCTGTCCGCTGGCGAGTCGACCACCTTCACCTCGAAGCTGGTCGGTGGCGACCATGCGGGTGAAGAGGCCGACGTGACGGTGACGGCGCAGTCGGTGAAGGTCCGCGAGCTGCCCGAGGTAAACGACGAGTTCGCCGAGATGGCCTCCGAGTTTGACACCGTTGACGAGCTGATGGCTGATCTGCGCACGCAGGTTGAAAAGTCGGTCGCCGGTAGCCGAGTCGCTCGTGCCCGCACTGCGCTGCTGGACAAGCTCATTGCTGACCTCGAGATTCCGGTTCCCCAGGGGATCGTCGATGAAGAGGTCAAGAACCACCTGCAGAACGAAGGTAAGTCTGAGGACGACTCGCACGCCGAGGAAATTCGTTCGCAGACCGAGGAGGCGTTGCGCGCTCAGTTCATCCTGGACGTGATCGCTGAGGAGAACGAGGTGAACGTCAGCCAGGAGGATCTCATGAGCCACCTGATGCAGATGTCCGCCCAGTACGGCATGGACCCGAATACCTTCATCCAGGCTGTTGCCCAGTCGGGCCAGATCGAAATGATGGTGCGCGAGGTCGCTCAGTCCAAGGCTCTGGATGTTGCGCTCGGCAAGGTGACCGTCAAGAACGCCGACGGCGAGGTGCTTGACCTCGACCTGCCCAAGGCAGAGGACGCGAAATCCGACAGCGCAGAATCCGAAAACGCGGAATCTGAGGACTTGGAATCGTCGGATCAGTCCGAGGACGCCGAAGCTGCCGAGGAGAAGCCCGTCGAGAAGAAGCCTGCTGCTAAGAAGGCACCGGCGAAGAAGGCGAGCGCCAAGAAGGCTAAGGCATCTGACGAGGATGCGTCGGAAGAAGCAGCCGGGGAGAAAAAGCCCGCTGCTAAGAAAGCTCCGGCCAAGAAAGCGCCGGCAAAGAAGCCTGCGGCCAAGAAGGCGGCTAGCAAGGACGAAACTGAGAAGTAA